A segment of the Toxotes jaculatrix isolate fToxJac2 chromosome 2, fToxJac2.pri, whole genome shotgun sequence genome:
AAGTGAAACAGCACTTTAAAGTTTGATGTACAGCACATTTATGaaactaaagtaaaaaaaaaaaaaatctgcatgtgCAAAATTTATGTCATATTCAAAAAGCTTCACCAAATGCCAGTGTATAGACAGGCAGCATTAATTGTCATCATCACCCTAAGTGTATGAACCTGAATAATCTAAAACCCTTTCTGCAGGCACTTGCTGTAATGAGGTTCAGTGTGAAGGCCATACGCTGCTCCCTTTATGTCAACCATCTTCTCATGCACAGAATCAAGTATCATCTATCAGTTCCAGCTTGGTCGGtgttgtcttcttctctctgtgcgGAGGTGTCCCGTCCTGGCGGCACCCTGTGAGGGGCGTCATCTGAGTGCTGCACCTCTGTTCGACATTTGGAGCAGCAGAAGAGAGCGGTGCACAGGCGAGTGCGGATGGGCTGAGTAAACAATACGAACATAATGCAGTTGGCTGCTCCCTGCGAGGTGTTGCCAATACCCTGTTGGGTCCAAACATAAGTACTTGTGAGCAGTGATGGATGAATACACTGGAATAAAATGTCccttaattatatttttaaccCATTTAGAGGGACGGTTTATCCATCTTAAAAAGTAGTAGTGATACTTCTCAGATGTTCAGAAAGATCAGTAAACAAAGGAACTTTCCATGATGAATGTGTGATGATTCACAGGCTCGACAGCATGTAGTCACACATTATATTAGTATTTTAGCAATCCATGatagcacacatgcacacccacacaaatgTGTGGTTatacacacaaaatgactcACAAACAAGCAAAATCTAAAGGAAGAATCAGAATTGAGGAAAAGTGAACTGTAGAACAACTACTACGAAATAGCAAATGTCCTCAAAACTGTACATCATTGCTTTAAAAAACCCTTTGTGTACACTCACATGTAGAGTGACCAGCACTGGGCTCTGTCTGACCGGAGACTTGGCTAGCAGCAGTATGAAACGCACTGTGCTCCAAATGCGCAGGACGATGAAGATAACAGGAATAAGTGTGAGCTTCCTATCAGCCATGGAGGAGAAGGATTGGGACTGAGGCCTGTTGGGCAAAATGGGACGGTACTCGGACAGGGCAGCATGCTGCACAGAAAGtacacaaaaaatatacatgATATTTTAAAAGATAAGAACATGAGGCAGAAACATACATATAGAgaattaaatatgaatatattaaaTCCTGGAGAGGTGTTTTGTTGGTGGAGAAACAAATTATgtacatgagaaaaaaaataaacgtggagggaggaaaataaaatttgtaCATGATTCTGCTGTGGCTGTAGAATGTAACTTGTGTCATAAAAGCTCACTGTGAATGGAAACATGAAAACCAACATGTAGGCCAAAACCCGGTTTGGTCCCTCACCGCTATGTGGATGTGTCTCTTGATCAGGATGTAGAGGACAGGGAGGGTGAGGTAAGCCAGGAACTCCCAGATCTTTCCCGTCAGCAGCATCCACAGGACATGGTCAGGGGCGCTGATCCTGACCCAGCACCAGCCCACAGACACCTCTGATGCATCGTAGCCAATCTTGTGTAAGCACACGGCTGCAACAGTGATGATCAGAGGAACACCCCAGCTAGACAAAACAAAGGGTTTAGAGGATTAAACATAACTTCCCCATAGTTCAACTTCCTATCTTTAAACATCTCCACACACCATGCATATAAACATTTGGCGAGTTCAACACCCACAAAtatcacaaaaacacatgacacCATGTGATAGATTATCTTGCGCTTAAGGCTTTTGTGTGTTACATAGTGTGCACCATGGAGTCTGttataaacacaacaaagtgaTCTCAGTGCTTTAAGAAGCAGCGTTCACTGTGTTTCCCCCCTGAAGCAGCACCTCTCTTCTTAAAACACcagtttaaaataatacaatattttCAATGGAACACATGATATACACGACATCACTATAAATACCCATATGCTTTATgcctggttgtgtgtgtgtgtgtgttttgtatacAAGCCTCAATGAATGGCTCTGCTGTGTGATCTTCAATTCAGTGGAGCGCTCGAGAattcacagaaacaaaattaGAATGACAACAACAGACACTGCGGTGAGGCATACCCAGGGGTGAAAATGTTCCTGTGTCCAAAAATAGATCAATTATACGGTGCCACACCACAGTGAATCGACTCCCTCCTTACATCTTCACAATCAACACAGACGGCTCATTAAATGTGCAGGAGGGAAACTGACACAAAGGATGAAACGTATGTGCCGATTCAGAGCAAAGTGAAGTAAAGTctagcaaacaacaaaacaagtggCTTGCTACACCTTTTAATAACctcatatatatttttgaacCGTGTTTGAACCGTGtttgatgaagttttgagttgtGTAATTGTTTTTGTAGTTAGAGTACTCATCAGTGTTAGGTGAAAATTacttaaaaattttaaaaataatgatatatGTCATCACTTTGGGACCAGTAACATTCTGCCTAATACTGTGTGGCACATCAGGCATAATTTCAGTGATGGAAAACAAATTATTCTGACCACCCAATCTCCTTAAATGTGACAAATTAAAACTAAAGATGAGCGTATATCATCACCTTTTTTCCCTTGAGGCAATGAGTGTAACAGCATCTTAATGGGATGTTCTCCAGAATCCACCTGCTGTGGAACAAATACCAGAGCAAACACGATGAAAATGCTAATGTGatgttaaaggaaaattccaGGATTTTTAAACTTGGGCCATATTTTCTCATATTTCTGGGGCGGCGAAATGATTAACAGGGACAAAAATGTTTGGAATTGGTCTAATATTGAGCGTGAACCCTACAGCCAGCAACCAGAATGgctgtactgtaaaaaaaaaaaagggggcatTTGTTCGCATCAAAGTAGGTCCACtaaacatgcttttttttgccACTGACAGGCTCAGATTCACTCAGTCATTTTAAGCGTCTGAAAACATTAGAGAAACacctttttgtttacattttgattgTTCTGGTCTCTGTTGTAACATCACTTTCAATGTCTGTATTATTTTCACAGGAGGGTGGGTGTTTTCTGATGTTCAGGAAAGGAGAAGTCAAACCAAATCTGATCAGTAATAAAAAGTACCAGTAATAACTACCATCCTCGTTCAATTTCCAATAAGTATCTCTCTCATATATCCTAATGTCCTGGATGCAAATGTTGGCATAAAAATGCTCTTATAACATAAGGTCATGCATTAAAAGTAAGCATGAATAGgcctttgtacacacacacacacacattctaccCAGATAATGTGAGCTTGTTGATATCACTTTTTCAATAATTGTGAATGTCAACAGCTGAAAAGGGGAAATGGATCtatataattattttataatCAGTCAGGGCTCATGGGACATTTTTGTCATTACCCTACCACGCTTTTGTGTTTACTGATGCCAGATCAACAAAATAACTTTAGCTAAAGACATAAGCTCCACTCAATCTCTAGCTGATCTCTCCACTGTTGGATAAGTATTTTTCTTCTatcaaaaacacaatgattCTTAGTTTTGGATTATTgcacactgatgaaaacataattCTGAATATTATATTCCAATGTTGCAAATAGAGCCCCTAAATCTTACGCACTGGTCCTTTAAATTACTCTGAGCGCCTGAGGAAACACATTGTGTGTTCTGATGAAACAAAACTTCAAGTACTACAGTGTCTGGTGAGCCCTGGAGAAAACTGGAAGTTGAGCAAGTATCGGTAGGAggcacagatgaaaacaaaactgcctTGAAGTGGCTCAGACAAAATATGAGGAAGCTaatgggaaaaacaaaagcaaaacaaaacaaaacaaaacaaaacaaaacaaaacaaaagctgtaaCAGCTTATTAGTCCATATTGcatcattttgatttaaatacaGGCAATGTTTATGAACGGGGTGGACTCTAAGACGAACATggtgtgaaaaatgtaaaaaaaaaaaaaaaaaacatgagagagGTGCTGCATTTACTTTAGAGACGGTCCCTAACTTCAGTTTCTCATTTTCCCAAATGACCTGTCGGCTCCAATGTTTTCAAATCACTACGCTTCAACACCGATTggagagacaaaaaaatcaCCTGTGCAGCTTCAATACACTTTTATTATGTAATGCAGAACTAATCTTGCGGGGATTATTGATCTCATTCAAAAGTTACTGACACTTAACTTCTCAACCCGTCTGGATGGTGCAGCCATAAGGGAAAGTACGACCAACGCACGCAACTCACCTGACAAGGTGGAAAAACAGCACCAGGCTGTCGGCGAACCTCTGGCTGGACCTCACGATGAGAAAATACAGGTAAATGGCGATGGCCACGGTCCAGAAAAAAGAGCTGGTGTTCGCGAAAGTGGATATGGCCCCTTGAACGACGCACTCCAGCGAGTCGGTGCGAAAAACTCTCCAGACTCCGAAGGCGTAGGAGACGGCGGACAGCCAGTCCGACACCGAGAGGAAAACCAGGAGTTTTCTCGGAGTCGTCCTCAAATCTGACCAGATAATGTAGGTGAGGATGATGAGAGACGAGCCCAGGAAGGACAGCGCGCAGGTAAACAACACGACGACCTGCTCGGATAAGTAAACATCAGTCTGGTTTGCCATCGTTTGCGCGTTGATTAGATTTGAGCCACTGTCACCTCATCTCCTGTCAGACGATGTTTGCAAACACTCCTCCTCGACGAGCAGAGTGGTGTGCGTTTTGGACATATCACCACAGTCTGTCCGCACGGTTGGTGACATGTGAAACACTGAGTCGAGCCATATGACTAAACAAACTCACTCCACAGCCTTTAAGGCAGCTGAGCAAAACTTTTCTCTCAGGATTTAACCCCTCCCCTCCCGCCttcacttctccctctctgcaccAACCCGGAACCCAAAGCAGAAGTCGGAGTCAGCTGGTAATGGGGGCAGGTCTATTTTTGGCTCTAATGATCTTTACTGATGTGACCCTGGTAAAGCTATTGCATCAGGGTTTGTCACATAAGAACACATGACAGCATTTTCCCCATTCCAGACATGATGTATATACAAGAAATGATCCTGTTATGCTACCTGTCATTTCAGGCATCAATCAAGTCATTCAGCAGTGTAGTATAAAAttctatatatattataatgtatatatatatattttttttttatttgattactTCAGGTAAAAATATTGCagcttttatattaaaaaaaaggcccACTCCATCTTAAAGCTTGGCAATATATAAGCTGcgtaataatacattttatttatgttgtagTTTTCAGCACAGggtcacaaagtgctttacaaaatgcaaatttaTCAAATAGTGAGGTAAAAGAAATAATCACATGACTAAGAGAATCAGAgagtgcaaaaaaaattaaatatagcAATATGATAAAAGTAATCACAATTACATTTGCACAAGGCCCATTAGAGCTTGACCTTATCAATAAAAATTTAAAGTGATATCTAAAGGTAATTGTAAACCAGCGTAGAGACACAAGGGTCCAAAATCCTAACAGTAGAAATCTGAGTTGTGGACTGGAAAGATTTTTTGTTTGCTTATACTGTAAGCTATAGAGTAGTCATTGccaaaatattatcattatcaccTCAGGACTGCagcaaacaaatattttcattattatttttttttaaaatgtaatgtcaTTCTTTTTGATTAATGGAATAATTGCTTgctcaaaatcagtgaaaggcAGCCTTTAAACATTTCTAAGAGCCCAAGGTGAGatctgcttgttttgtccaaccaataTATAAAATTCACAATtatataaaaacagagaaagcgGCAGATCTTTCCCAGTTCTGAAAGCAGTGAGTGATGGGAACGATTAATCAAGTATCAATTAACTGCACCAACTAATTGACTGTATTATCAGTGTTAAGGTCTTCAGCTGAACATATGTTCCCCAGCCCTGTGCTGTATTCGAACATACTGAAGCATCAGATTTAACCAAGtggaaaacaaaagcacagattttgatttaaaaggCAGCTCACAGTAACACACTGCGTTTCCTGTCCATTGTGTTAGTTTTGCATTGCAGGACTGAGACAGTCACTTTCCTTGAACGGGGGCCATGTCTCAGCGTTCTGGGATGGTAAAGGaatttttaaatggaaaaacacacgtttaattaaaattttcagCTGATGGTTACATTTTGCTTCAAACTAAATTTCCTTGTTATCAAACACTTCACTGGGctcacagccccccccccccccccatagcAAAGTAaacatttgtgacatttttgagtAATGAGGAATGTCTGCAGAGCTCTTTGTGTCGAGCGGCTGTTAATTCCTCTGTGGCCTTGTAATTGTGGTTCGCCGATGAGCCGAAGTGTAGAAAGATTTCAAGCCATAAAGCCGTGACCTTGTGTGAGAGCAGGACTTTACTGCTTCTGCATTGCTGCAGCCCAGAAAAACGGCAAACCCCctttttgtgtttacagcaaTGCAGTGGCACACTGGTCTTTTTCCTGCAGTCTGCTGCAGACACGTCTGTGTTTATCACCAGAATCAGCCCATGACCGACAATCAGTTTTACAATACACAAAGCTTGCACCAGAAGTGTCATTACAATAAATCAACAAAAGATTTGGTGATTCTGTAGTCAAAAATATGTTACATCAGAAACACACCATACATTTAGCTGCATCTGTGTTTGCAatacgtttgtgtgtgtgtgtgtgtgtgtgtgtgtgtgtgtgtgtgtgagtgtgtgtgtgtgtgtgtgtgtgtatgtgtatgtgtgaaaaacCTAAATTAGTGTGCACCTGGCATTCAGGCCCTTCTGGCTCATCTGCACTCATTAGGTCTAATGTGTTCACATGGCAACATCATTTTTTCGAGGGTCTCAAAGAGCTTTTACACAGTGCAAAGTGGTTTATACAACACAAGTTTTCCATAATTAcaaaatgcacatgtactgtgaaaacaaacaaggcaAATTAATAAATCAGTCCTTATGTAACTGTTATTTAcccccttcctttttttcttagttttaatTTATTACATGAAGAAATAACTGATAAATTAGAAATTGACCATATTCACTATTTACCAGGGAAGAGgcttaaagcaaaaataaatttgtacacaaaaaaacatgcatttgcaactgaaaaataagaaatcTAAAATCATAGTAAGCCAAGCCATATTTTGTGAATGAAAGGGATTTTAGGTCGTCtcaatgggggggggggggggtacaatGTAGGTTTTACAAATCGCTGCAGTGTTTGATGAACAAAAGCATGCTGGGAGGTTGCTTTCAGTcacaagatggcagcagaggATCATAAAAGTACATAAACAAAGTGTAGAAGTTTGATGTTTTGATCCAAATGCAAATATTGAAGAGGCTGTAAACAAAAAGGCCATGCTCTCAGTCGATCTATGCATCGGCTCCTCAGCTCTTGTTAATTTCTACAGTGCCAGCACACATGTAAAAACTTACAGTAGCAGCAGGATCCTCGTTTGCCACAATGCTGATTTGCGTTTTTTCCTCCgctctcgttttttttttctctccctgtaacaGCTGTGATCCCAGGGCCTCTTATTGCGAAGAATTTCTGCGGCAGTATACTTGCTGATTGCTTCGTTCTCACTCCTCACAACAACCAGCTAAGACACTGCCAGAGAAACACCCACAGCACCCGCATTGGACAGATCCGTCGCtccatctgcctctctctctctctccaccccctgCAACCCCCCCCCCGGCAGGATCCTGACTGGACTGGTCTTTGACGTGCACTTCCACCTGTGAGTCTGGCGTTACAGACGCTCACGCTTTTCATGCCCAgctctgtggtggtggtggtggtggtggttgttgaaAGGCAATGGCCTCGCACTGAAAGCCCCCCCCAGGGGTGGTGTGGTCCCATGCCAACAGCCAGAAGCTCTATAAGAGAAGCAGGAAATAATGATTAAGTAGCAGCTGGTTCATGGAATCAGAAACCTCATCTGGCCAGATATATTTCTCTGTAAACTTAAAAAGAAATCTTAGAAATCTTAAATTAAGATTTCAGGAGGCACTCTGCCCCGCCTTTCTCAGCTTTATATAACTGTGATGCATTGATGACTGTACGCTCCGCTGCCCAGAGTGACCCAAAGCTTGTTCCCATACAGATCCTTGATACTCTTCTAGCCTTTTGTGCAGCATCACTTTAAGTGCACACAACTtgggcaaacacaaacacccccAAACTAAGAATAGACTTGCCGTGACTCATGATTTTGCAACAAAAAGCTCAGATTGATTTAGCTCTcatctatttgtgtgtgtgtgtgtccctctcttCTCATGACCGCCATATAATGCaggtccctgtgtgtgtttatgttcctAAGGGACGACAACTAAAATCCCCTTGCCATCACTTCGCGTTCGCTCGCTGCAGTGCTATTTTGAGCCGGCTGACCATTCCATACTGTCCTCTCCCTGTGGACTCTGCTTTGCTGACAAGACAACATGGATACTAAAGAACGATCTGCAGTCACTGGCAAATGAGGGAAGAGTAGGAATTATgaaggagatagagagaggtGTCAGGAGGGATGTTTGGGGAACACAGAGTTGGCTGAACGTCCTCTGTCTGGTGTAGCTTTACTGCCGAAATCCGCAGCGAGGTTATTTGTGGCCCTCCATGTCTGCTTTTGCTGTATTTTATGACGCATTCTTTGGTTGTATAACTGGAAAATCTTCGCTTGATTGGTGGTTGGAGCATTTTGACCTTATCTgatgtcacagaaaaaaaaaaacctgaaatatTTCTAAGAAATATGTTTGTGATACTCTGATGCAAGTTTTCACACAACACGCCCCGCTGATACTAACACTAGATGTTTATTTGTCTGCCCCTGTCttacgcgcgcgcacacacacacaaatacaagtgatgtccacacacaaacaaagagacGCCTCTTGACCTTCTTTGAGTTGCCAAACAGCTGTGTCCGTGTCTCTTCGTGTCTGTGTGGCGAGCCAGACACTGCCTTCACCGAGCACATGATGACAGGAATTCCTTCCTGCTCAGGGCTTGATGTAATCCCTAATACAGGATTGAGGAATGCCAGTGAAAACAACACCCAGTTTGCTAAATGAATGAGCGGCTGCCTCCCTGCTTCACACGGCAAACAGCAGCAGCGGAGCAGCAACGAGCCTCGACTCACAAACCTCTACACAAATATGTCTCAGGCCTCATGCTGGGTTCCGCTTCATGGACTGATTTTTGTCTTCCTATTTATGTacaattggcaaaaaaaaaaaaaagatgtgggaAATTAGTTTATAAATATTAGTGTAAGGTGTGGATGAATATTACACCATTAATTTTAGTGGGAGCCCCAGAAGAATATATCTAAGGTTTGCATGTTAAATACACCTTCATTTATACAGTTCTTTTTAGGTTTACTAATATGACATAAATATAGGATAAAATCATAGATATTACTATGAAAGTATCTTGCATTGGATTACTGACACAAATGGTTAAGAGCTAGAGAGATATCTAGAGGAAACAACATAATTATGGCCgtaactaacaattattttaattactgaCTGATctgccaattttttttggcttaagATATCTTAAGAAAATGGTGAAACATGGTCTTCAGTGGTCTATGGTGTCCAGaaagtccaaaacaaaaaataatttaatttaccGTCACATAATACAAAGGACAGTTCTCACGATTATGAAGCTGGATCAAGGAAATGCTTTGTATCCTGGTTTGAAAATTAACTtttaaaagcaattaaaaattaaatttctgTTGATCAGCAAATTAAATAATCAACCATTTCCACTCTAACCGTGATCAAAGtgacagtatttttttaatattttaagttATACTTTACAGATTCTGAAttaataagacaaaaaaaatttgtttacTTTGTAGGAAtgtaactaacaattattttaacTATTCAGTAATCCACAgattatttctttgtttaatagtttagtctgtgaaaatggtcaaaaaatgtcataaccAAATGTGATGTCATGCGTTTTGCTTTGTTCATTCAAAAGTTCAAATACCCACAAATATGTAGTTTACAGTGATTTATAAAAAAAGAGACGTGGGAAAGGAATCAGAGAGTGGTTGGCTTGTTTTTCCCTCCACTtcttttgcttaaaaaataatggaaacaattaatcaatcatCAAAATAGTTGTTGATTATTTGTGCAGGTCGACTAATGggttaatcaactaattgtttcagctctacataattttaaatttattacTGTATTAGAGGTTAAACATTTGCAGTGTGAAATGGGATTCATATAATGCATGTAGTGTGATTTGTTTAAGCTATCAGGGGTTACAACAACGCTTCCTCCTTCATATGTCTACAGTTCACGACATGCTCAACCTATCAATCtctcacgcacacgcacacacacacacacacacacacacacacacacatatatatatatatatatatgtatacactTCCTGAATATGCTGGATCCCTCTGCTGTCAGGCCTCAgatgataaaaaacaaactcacccTGCTCCCCAACATCTCCAACCCTGCACACTTTACATCCTCGCCCCCTCCTCGCTCCTCTCCGCTGTGCATTTCTTGGTTGTTCTGGTGTCAGCTAACAACGCTCAAACAAGTCATGCTTTCCTGCTCCCGTCCCAATCCACAGACCTAATCATCTTATGGCCAACAATCACATTAGTATTTACCGTAGAGCCATGTTTCTGAACAACACTACACACGACACGCACACTGATGGCATGCCTGGCGCTGGAGTTCAGCCCTTTGAGAGGTTTGTGTACCACAATTATGTacaatgattttgttttttagatgttttcatttcaaatcagccttttaaaacaaacactggaagCATTTTAACTTAATATAAAATGATTACAAGTTGTAAAAATTAGGTCATGACATTTAtcctccaccttttttttttttttttttttactttttaaaacattttttggagtGTGAACAGTGATCAGTATTGTGTGTCAAACTGCTGTGTGTTAATAATTCAGCGGTTTTGAGTtttacacacactgtgcactaCCCCTGGTTACCAGAAAACAGAGTTGCCCCAGTAACTATCTGCTTGCTTGGCCACacacaggtaaaacacacagatCATAGTACACAGGACACTAATTGATTATCATTTGACTCACTTGAGTGATTAATGTATTTGAGTTTTGACAGACCCGCATGAGTTTTCAGCGGTAGAGCTAATCAGTAACATGCTGCGATCATGTGTCACAACGTGGACAGTCTGGTACAGTTCAGGTTGTCTTTATCTGCTTTTCTATGCACAGTGTGTGCAATCTAATGAGGCTTCCTGTCTCAAACACTGGTGACGCTTCTCTTTGGAGATTGAGACCCATTTGAATCTTCTGTCACACCATCAGTCGTGACTGCTTGTGGCTTTATAAGCGGGAGCTCAAATCAGCTCCACCTCTTGCCTGTATTTAACCAGATGCAAATCAGTTATAAGAAATGAGAAACTCTGAACTCTTTATCTCTCTGGTCTCAGCTTTTCAGGCAGGAGATGGGGGTCTGCAGGGTCTCCTGATGGAAACCAGCTTTCATTCtgtaaacaataacaaaaatcagCTGTCCTTCTCTTTGAGGATCACACTCGGGGCGGACAATGAGCGTCGAGTCCCCGCGGACTTGTGAAAGGGTCACTGGTGGTGCTCTGTCTG
Coding sequences within it:
- the gpr157 gene encoding G-protein coupled receptor 157 translates to MANQTDVYLSEQVVVLFTCALSFLGSSLIILTYIIWSDLRTTPRKLLVFLSVSDWLSAVSYAFGVWRVFRTDSLECVVQGAISTFANTSSFFWTVAIAIYLYFLIVRSSQRFADSLVLFFHLVSWGVPLIITVAAVCLHKIGYDASEVSVGWCWVRISAPDHVLWMLLTGKIWEFLAYLTLPVLYILIKRHIHIAHAALSEYRPILPNRPQSQSFSSMADRKLTLIPVIFIVLRIWSTVRFILLLAKSPVRQSPVLVTLHGIGNTSQGAANCIMFVLFTQPIRTRLCTALFCCSKCRTEVQHSDDAPHRVPPGRDTSAQREEDNTDQAGTDR